The following proteins are co-located in the Microbulbifer sp. VAAF005 genome:
- the selD gene encoding selenide, water dikinase SelD — protein sequence MWRWKDSIDRTFMRRFSELPMDMANHTAKTKDIVDQRSGSSLSPMRCNGCGAKVGADILRRTLATLPDQHSEYLLKGVGDDAAVMDLPANHLLVQSSDQLRAPVDDPWIFGRLAALHALSDLFAMNARPATAQILATLPTAAGEITRRDLQQLLAGAIHELNRHHCVLSGGHTAEGSEMLMGLTVNGFSEREQLLEKTGARGGDCLILSKPLGVGTILAAEGAGEAKGLWLQQALETMLHSNADAAEIFARHNANALTDVTGFGLLGHLLEMLGPEGLSATLIAENLPLISGAATCIERGWLSSLQPQNANAYAFVENPQEWQPLPQWSLITDPQTCGGSSLLFLLTKPKPAWAHC from the coding sequence ATGTGGCGATGGAAAGACTCTATCGACCGCACATTTATGCGACGCTTCAGTGAGCTGCCAATGGACATGGCTAATCACACTGCCAAAACCAAAGACATCGTCGACCAGCGCTCAGGCTCTTCTCTATCTCCTATGCGCTGTAATGGCTGTGGCGCAAAAGTTGGAGCCGACATCCTGCGCCGCACGCTGGCGACCCTTCCGGATCAGCATTCGGAATACCTGTTAAAGGGCGTCGGTGATGATGCCGCAGTTATGGACCTGCCGGCTAATCATTTATTAGTGCAGAGCTCCGACCAATTGCGTGCACCTGTAGATGATCCATGGATATTTGGTCGCCTGGCGGCTCTGCACGCCCTATCCGACCTATTTGCTATGAATGCTCGCCCCGCCACCGCACAAATCCTTGCGACCCTGCCTACAGCTGCTGGGGAAATTACCCGGCGAGACCTACAGCAGTTACTCGCAGGCGCCATCCACGAGCTGAACCGGCACCACTGTGTCCTATCTGGAGGGCATACCGCCGAAGGTTCTGAAATGCTAATGGGCCTAACCGTCAATGGATTTTCCGAGCGGGAGCAGCTCCTGGAAAAAACGGGGGCCCGCGGGGGAGACTGCTTGATCCTGAGCAAGCCATTGGGAGTAGGCACTATCCTGGCAGCAGAGGGCGCGGGAGAGGCTAAAGGCCTATGGTTGCAGCAGGCGCTGGAAACCATGTTACATAGCAATGCCGACGCCGCAGAGATATTTGCCCGCCATAACGCCAATGCGCTGACAGATGTCACGGGCTTTGGCCTGCTGGGCCACCTATTGGAAATGCTCGGCCCTGAAGGGTTAAGCGCGACACTGATCGCTGAGAATCTACCGCTAATCTCCGGCGCCGCCACTTGTATCGAGCGCGGATGGCTATCCAGCCTGCAACCGCAAAACGCCAATGCCTACGCCTTTGTAGAAAACCCCCAGGAGTGGCAGCCATTGCCACAGTGGTCATTGATTACCGATCCACAGACTTGCGGGGGCTCCTCGCTGCTGTTCCTATTGACCAAGCCGAAGCCTGCGTGGGCGCACTGCTAG
- a CDS encoding FAD-dependent oxidoreductase, giving the protein MQEHPNYQDILLVGGGHSHAIVLQMWAMNPLPGARLTLVSPQVQTAYSGMLPGMVAGHYSLEDTHIDLARLCRAAGARFIQACAHEIDIDNRTVSLLGRPPIEYDLLSLDVGATPARELPGSELAIPVKPIGHFYRFWQKLQKQVGENTSPFRLGVVGGGAGGCELSMSMAHALQGAVKKKQVEVHLIHGAAAIPQGYPVRARKLVSKEMQELGVQLHHNWTVNEITEQGVVNGSGDCLPLDQVILTTNACAPPGWPTRACPSMTKALWWWIKHFAPRGGKTFLQLVMWPVSPQSLYPRPGFTPFARGQFYFTICAPP; this is encoded by the coding sequence ATGCAGGAGCATCCAAACTACCAGGACATCCTTTTGGTCGGCGGCGGCCATAGCCATGCTATTGTGCTGCAAATGTGGGCCATGAACCCTCTGCCAGGCGCGCGTCTGACCCTGGTCTCTCCCCAGGTGCAAACCGCCTACTCCGGTATGTTGCCCGGAATGGTTGCAGGCCATTACTCCCTGGAAGACACTCATATAGATCTTGCCAGACTCTGCCGGGCCGCTGGTGCCCGCTTTATACAGGCCTGTGCACACGAAATTGACATCGATAATCGCACCGTATCCCTATTGGGTAGACCTCCCATAGAGTACGACCTGCTCTCTTTGGATGTCGGCGCGACTCCCGCCCGCGAGTTACCGGGCTCCGAATTGGCAATCCCGGTAAAGCCTATCGGGCATTTCTACCGTTTCTGGCAAAAGCTGCAAAAACAGGTTGGTGAAAACACCTCGCCCTTCCGCTTGGGAGTTGTCGGCGGCGGTGCCGGAGGCTGCGAGCTGTCGATGTCAATGGCTCACGCTTTACAAGGTGCCGTTAAGAAAAAGCAGGTAGAGGTTCACCTGATTCATGGTGCCGCAGCGATTCCCCAGGGCTATCCAGTCAGAGCGCGCAAATTAGTCTCAAAGGAGATGCAAGAGCTAGGGGTTCAGTTACACCATAACTGGACCGTTAATGAAATTACCGAACAGGGTGTCGTTAATGGGAGCGGTGACTGCCTACCCCTCGATCAGGTAATACTCACCACCAATGCCTGTGCTCCCCCTGGCTGGCCAACTCGGGCCTGTCCCTCGATGACAAAGGCTTTGTGGTGGTGGATCAAACACTTCGCGCCCAGGGGCGGGAAGACGTTTTTGCAGCTGGTGATGTGGCCAGTTTCGCCCCAGAGCCTCTACCCAAGGCCGGGGTTTACGCCGTTCGCCAGGGGCCAGTTCTATTTCACAATCTGCGCGCCTCCCTGA
- a CDS encoding DUF748 domain-containing protein: protein MPPEPASQSAFFRRLIWWLLAGLLLVEVLHWWAANWVRVKAGDWMEERGLEFRVDHLRVSLLDLSVIAVDVKAENREGRGFSAHEVMLDYSWWQLIWGRAHLPKASVSGAYMDLQSYPGELYREWEVGGWNLGGGARQDRDFRLLIGRAQIRDSELCYLHKPIWNQATCAAIGKLQTDEFTLALWRKGDVPLNVDIAIGDVQVSDLLAWEGGKSRYNTVIGSLEGTQVNFSWPSLNTDLNKFTAEYFIGCPPQRWADAIAGLQSLIGHCASARRLAAEGDMKFGFGRKARAQWRQLNGESVVLRHSDRLWQDWRAGVISISEFNFERPKKRLGWRRGFAQAFDWCPRHLRNANSHLCLRAANLDLSEKTVFDWNDRLKINTGASSINRGYLLDMARSTSHPIRANNGVFGPLQFYAKTRILSFAHLAIETANGCVPGGLWQKPDHCVSMVGLKSTEEFAFQFGSAEHNIDWGLSSGPLQLAQFSIGARDRPRAKLQDLRWQAIDTIGRNGPLSAQDFFIQSLSGCLPQDFLPSDWQPLCARLNSFSGRGHFAWQGGEDGYAILGKLHLHRLLLNDSAGAGNGLLIQQFESGDSLFKRKVTNNPWAATSQLPGIPQGVGDDNYGTEKGRLDQQNIDADKNPDDLGLASIENPNLEIKNLVLKKLAGCLTEGWKRLFYRANKGHENLPVCFDIRSLEQREPLFISWQQGIDLSVKKISVVSAEAKTKGGRKLFDLKMIELPLARLRHRRTPDSESYVALPGANAEQLSGCFPGGRQVSSLNIHCVDVERLSLGDYSFVYFSQRNLIANMDDSAIQSVQLKNLSGANVFDIGGVLIPKLELLWSREKPTQSKIALQDVAADRVTLCLPWLAEKYKSIPTCVFGQDIHSVGHSGWSIEEVEFKEDFETVPMLQLGRVFTKRMSFSSNTLDFYGLNIDDVLLCGLRSYSSENNEDMGLADCIETPQISFGDSWVKLGIDSGAPRLDLGPLKSKPIAFWQKGSGYLEAGVQSLGWSRFIWDSGAEFSVSNLSLQNIRVCTQDTGLAVTVDKLSRARAGDSHHCFGVDKLSMPGLQKIKLSHPWSVQGSVEMVGLSIPRKNLGPLKIPKFEIDNISLQGESLAKASGARGCMPGGLLKDEKIAPCYEFGAFSIGKAEGINGSSGRQLILSGIKISNVQLHEQNFPQELPLKLLSVSGMGAGHLNISRQGVDFKDLQFKEIAGCFPSGYLDQGDHCFSFSSLMLEGNYRRGQGAELAIVRVNGITLLSPSGEELVHGESITLSHLLFTDTEWRFASGEAIHFHFFERNPDSLDFDRHRWMADFKSLWVEGLSYYRPKKTLTVGFIDFLRPRFILLRDLSGKFPVARKINELRGFGGIDTFAFREEGSPPLLYHLGDLYLKHGTFSWVDYQDEFRARLPVRDINFNLSDLSNLAEHPPAVIVVNGRPGGFGEVQIGGTVDYLGDKKWNADLTGYLTSVNLIPATPYMAKLLGYKILQGQGDAVVNIRVFENELDGFSDIRLEKLKVRRVRKDDQLPVKSTLIPLNVALWLLKDGRGDIKFGMPVSGNIRDPKFSLSFVFSELLQKAIIDALISYLTPYGVYLLARYAWGRFRAKSFPSIDFEPGSAKLTNLALIQLQRMVIVLHKNPDARPGVCGISNARDWQALYPYSMAGMSRSRRAQVAFYRNPSLELREELENLAMERSRNVEKYLIDAGIEASELIPCAPDYIGKDFGGPRVEFSN, encoded by the coding sequence ATGCCCCCAGAGCCCGCTTCTCAGAGTGCCTTTTTTCGTCGCTTAATCTGGTGGCTACTAGCTGGGCTATTGCTGGTGGAAGTTCTTCACTGGTGGGCAGCAAATTGGGTGCGGGTAAAAGCTGGCGACTGGATGGAGGAGCGCGGCCTTGAATTCCGCGTGGATCACCTACGCGTATCGCTGCTGGATCTAAGTGTTATAGCGGTTGATGTAAAAGCTGAGAATCGCGAAGGGCGGGGGTTCTCTGCTCATGAGGTAATGCTCGATTACAGCTGGTGGCAACTGATATGGGGGCGAGCTCATTTGCCCAAGGCATCGGTGAGCGGTGCCTATATGGACTTGCAATCTTACCCGGGTGAACTGTACCGGGAGTGGGAGGTGGGTGGCTGGAATCTTGGAGGTGGAGCGCGGCAGGATCGCGATTTCAGGCTGCTTATCGGTCGCGCCCAGATACGGGATAGTGAACTTTGCTACCTGCACAAGCCTATTTGGAACCAAGCTACCTGCGCAGCCATCGGCAAACTCCAAACCGATGAATTTACGCTGGCATTATGGCGCAAAGGTGATGTTCCCCTGAATGTAGATATTGCTATTGGGGATGTACAGGTCAGTGATTTATTGGCCTGGGAGGGAGGTAAATCACGATACAACACGGTGATAGGCAGTTTGGAAGGAACTCAGGTCAATTTTTCCTGGCCGAGCCTCAATACAGATCTTAACAAGTTTACTGCGGAATACTTTATAGGATGCCCGCCACAGCGTTGGGCCGATGCAATAGCAGGGCTGCAAAGCCTGATTGGACATTGCGCCTCCGCCCGCCGGCTTGCCGCAGAAGGTGATATGAAATTCGGGTTTGGCCGCAAAGCTCGTGCCCAGTGGCGGCAGCTCAATGGTGAGAGTGTTGTACTGAGGCACAGTGATCGCCTTTGGCAGGATTGGCGGGCCGGGGTTATTAGCATCAGTGAGTTTAATTTTGAGCGCCCGAAAAAGCGCTTGGGATGGAGGAGAGGCTTTGCCCAGGCATTTGATTGGTGTCCACGACATCTGCGTAACGCCAATTCCCACCTGTGCCTGCGAGCGGCTAATTTAGACCTGTCGGAAAAAACGGTTTTCGACTGGAACGATCGCTTAAAAATAAATACAGGGGCCAGTTCAATTAATCGGGGCTACCTCTTGGATATGGCTCGATCTACCAGCCATCCCATCAGGGCTAATAATGGCGTATTTGGTCCTCTTCAGTTTTATGCCAAAACGCGAATATTATCTTTTGCCCACCTCGCGATTGAAACAGCCAATGGGTGTGTACCGGGCGGTCTGTGGCAGAAGCCCGATCACTGTGTCTCTATGGTTGGTCTCAAAAGTACAGAGGAATTTGCCTTTCAGTTCGGCTCTGCTGAACACAATATTGATTGGGGGCTTTCCAGCGGTCCTCTGCAATTGGCTCAATTTTCAATAGGTGCCAGAGACCGTCCCAGAGCTAAGCTACAGGACCTACGCTGGCAGGCCATTGATACAATAGGTCGTAACGGCCCGCTATCTGCTCAGGACTTTTTTATCCAGTCACTATCAGGGTGTTTACCGCAGGACTTTCTCCCCTCGGATTGGCAGCCTTTGTGCGCACGTTTAAACAGCTTTTCAGGGCGGGGACATTTTGCTTGGCAGGGAGGTGAAGATGGCTATGCCATTTTGGGAAAACTGCACCTTCACCGATTACTTCTAAATGATTCCGCGGGTGCAGGAAATGGCTTACTGATACAGCAGTTTGAAAGTGGCGATAGCTTATTTAAAAGAAAGGTTACAAATAATCCTTGGGCGGCGACCAGTCAGTTGCCGGGTATTCCTCAAGGAGTTGGTGATGATAATTACGGCACCGAAAAAGGAAGACTGGATCAACAAAATATTGATGCGGATAAAAATCCTGACGATTTAGGGCTGGCCAGCATAGAAAACCCAAACCTGGAAATTAAAAACCTTGTTTTGAAGAAACTGGCTGGCTGTCTCACTGAAGGTTGGAAAAGGTTATTTTATCGCGCCAACAAAGGCCACGAAAATCTGCCAGTTTGCTTTGATATCCGCTCATTAGAGCAAAGGGAGCCACTCTTTATATCTTGGCAGCAGGGGATAGATCTTTCTGTAAAAAAAATATCCGTGGTTAGTGCTGAAGCAAAGACAAAAGGGGGCAGAAAATTATTTGACTTAAAAATGATAGAGCTACCCCTTGCCAGGCTAAGGCATAGACGTACACCAGACTCTGAATCTTATGTCGCTTTGCCCGGTGCAAATGCTGAGCAGTTGAGTGGCTGCTTTCCCGGCGGTAGGCAAGTGAGTTCACTAAATATTCACTGTGTAGATGTTGAGCGCCTTTCACTGGGAGATTACTCCTTCGTTTATTTCAGCCAACGCAATCTAATTGCCAATATGGATGACTCAGCAATTCAATCCGTGCAGCTGAAAAACCTGTCTGGCGCGAATGTTTTTGACATTGGAGGTGTACTTATACCAAAGCTAGAGTTGCTATGGTCCCGGGAAAAACCTACCCAGTCAAAAATTGCATTGCAGGATGTTGCTGCTGACAGAGTAACCTTGTGTCTTCCCTGGCTAGCAGAGAAGTATAAATCGATACCGACCTGTGTATTTGGGCAAGACATCCATTCGGTAGGGCATAGCGGTTGGTCGATCGAGGAAGTGGAATTTAAGGAGGACTTCGAAACTGTACCCATGTTGCAACTGGGGCGAGTATTCACTAAGAGAATGTCTTTTTCCTCCAATACTCTCGATTTTTATGGGCTCAATATCGATGATGTTCTGCTTTGTGGGTTGAGGTCTTATTCTTCTGAAAATAATGAAGATATGGGGCTTGCCGATTGCATTGAGACCCCACAAATAAGCTTTGGTGATTCCTGGGTAAAATTGGGTATAGATTCCGGCGCCCCCCGCTTGGATTTAGGACCGTTAAAGAGTAAGCCTATCGCGTTTTGGCAAAAGGGTAGCGGCTATTTAGAAGCTGGTGTGCAGAGCTTGGGTTGGAGTCGATTTATCTGGGATAGCGGTGCAGAGTTCTCGGTGTCGAATCTAAGCTTGCAGAATATCCGGGTGTGTACGCAGGATACGGGGCTTGCAGTAACTGTGGATAAGCTGAGTCGGGCCAGGGCAGGTGACTCCCACCATTGTTTTGGGGTTGATAAATTATCCATGCCGGGATTACAGAAAATCAAATTGTCACACCCCTGGTCAGTTCAAGGTTCTGTAGAAATGGTTGGGTTATCAATACCCAGGAAAAATCTGGGGCCACTGAAAATACCAAAATTTGAAATTGATAATATCTCCTTGCAAGGGGAATCTTTGGCGAAAGCCTCTGGTGCGAGGGGATGTATGCCAGGGGGACTATTAAAAGATGAAAAGATTGCGCCCTGTTATGAATTTGGGGCCTTTAGTATTGGCAAGGCAGAAGGTATTAATGGCTCTAGCGGTAGGCAGCTTATCCTTTCTGGGATAAAAATAAGTAATGTACAGTTGCATGAGCAAAATTTTCCACAGGAATTGCCACTTAAACTTTTATCTGTATCCGGTATGGGGGCCGGGCACTTAAATATCAGCCGGCAGGGAGTTGACTTCAAGGATTTACAGTTTAAGGAAATTGCAGGATGTTTTCCCAGTGGTTATCTGGATCAGGGAGATCATTGCTTCAGCTTCTCGAGTTTAATGCTGGAGGGAAACTACCGCCGTGGTCAGGGGGCAGAACTTGCTATTGTGAGGGTCAATGGCATCACTTTGCTTTCACCTTCTGGGGAAGAGTTAGTGCACGGTGAAAGCATAACCTTGTCGCATTTGCTCTTTACCGATACCGAGTGGCGCTTTGCCAGTGGTGAGGCAATTCACTTTCATTTTTTTGAGAGAAACCCGGATAGTTTGGATTTTGATCGCCATAGATGGATGGCTGATTTTAAGTCCCTGTGGGTTGAAGGTTTGAGCTACTACCGCCCTAAGAAAACACTCACTGTTGGTTTTATCGACTTTCTGCGCCCTCGATTTATTCTCTTAAGGGATTTATCGGGGAAGTTTCCGGTGGCCCGAAAAATTAATGAGTTGCGAGGCTTTGGTGGCATTGACACGTTTGCTTTCAGGGAGGAGGGCAGCCCGCCGCTACTTTATCATCTCGGTGACCTCTACCTAAAACATGGCACTTTTAGTTGGGTAGACTATCAAGATGAATTCAGGGCCCGCTTACCGGTCCGGGATATCAACTTTAATCTCAGTGATTTAAGTAACTTGGCCGAACACCCCCCTGCGGTGATTGTTGTTAATGGAAGACCTGGTGGATTTGGTGAGGTTCAGATAGGAGGAACTGTAGATTACTTGGGAGACAAAAAGTGGAATGCTGATCTTACCGGATATCTCACCAGCGTAAATTTGATACCGGCTACGCCATATATGGCCAAGTTGTTAGGTTACAAAATCCTTCAGGGGCAGGGAGATGCGGTAGTTAATATTCGGGTATTTGAAAATGAACTCGATGGCTTTTCCGATATACGATTGGAAAAATTAAAAGTTCGCCGGGTGCGGAAAGATGATCAGCTACCGGTGAAGTCCACGCTGATTCCCTTGAATGTTGCTCTATGGTTGCTAAAAGACGGGCGAGGGGATATCAAGTTTGGCATGCCTGTTAGCGGCAATATTCGCGATCCCAAGTTCTCCTTAAGTTTTGTATTTAGTGAGTTGCTACAAAAGGCAATTATAGATGCCTTGATAAGCTATTTGACTCCCTATGGCGTTTATTTGTTGGCACGTTATGCCTGGGGGCGTTTCAGGGCGAAATCATTTCCGTCTATTGACTTTGAACCTGGCAGTGCAAAATTAACTAATTTGGCACTGATACAACTACAGCGTATGGTCATTGTTTTACATAAAAACCCTGACGCGCGACCGGGAGTATGCGGCATCTCTAATGCTCGGGACTGGCAAGCCCTGTACCCCTATTCCATGGCAGGTATGAGTAGAAGCCGAAGAGCCCAGGTTGCTTTTTACCGAAACCCGTCTCTGGAACTTCGTGAGGAGCTTGAAAATTTGGCAATGGAGCGCAGCCGAAATGTCGAAAAATATTTGATTGATGCGGGAATAGAAGCTTCAGAATTGATCCCTTGCGCACCTGACTATATTGGGAAGGATTTTGGTGGTCCAAGGGTGGAATTTTCGAATTAA
- a CDS encoding GFA family protein: MTQVHGSCLCGSVTISASLPSSNLGVCHCGMCKKWGGGPLLAVDCQTSVEITGEEHVSVFDSSIWAERGFCSKCGSHLFYRLKETSQYSVPAGIFDLPAETTMTHQIFIDEKPDYYEFANDTQNITGLEIVTEYS; this comes from the coding sequence ATGACTCAAGTGCACGGAAGTTGCCTCTGTGGTTCAGTGACAATTAGCGCATCTTTGCCCTCTTCAAATCTGGGGGTTTGCCACTGCGGTATGTGCAAAAAATGGGGCGGTGGTCCTCTGTTGGCAGTGGATTGTCAAACCAGTGTTGAGATTACCGGTGAGGAACATGTCAGTGTATTTGATTCATCAATTTGGGCTGAACGGGGTTTTTGTTCAAAGTGCGGTTCGCACCTCTTTTATCGCTTAAAGGAAACTTCCCAGTACTCAGTACCTGCGGGGATCTTTGATCTTCCGGCCGAGACAACAATGACCCATCAAATCTTTATCGATGAAAAGCCGGATTACTACGAATTTGCCAACGATACCCAGAACATCACGGGGCTGGAGATAGTTACTGAGTACTCATGA
- the fetB gene encoding iron export ABC transporter permease subunit FetB has product MSVIDLSWWQLSLAAGLVLALAVCTHVARLQLSRSLIVAALRTAIQLTLVGLVLETLFAVGTLLWMGLLALAMLLFAGQQVAARQKYRLLGGWSFAVGTLSMLVSAFSITILSLAVLIGPTPWYQPQYSIPLLGMLLGNTMTGVALSLDRLTESMHRSKDIIENRLMLGHTWQQASLEFRRDAMRAGLMPTINSMAAAGIVFLPGMMTGQILSGTSPTIAVKYQILILFAIASGTGFGTFLAVALASRQLFDKRERLRTDRLIKNV; this is encoded by the coding sequence ATGAGTGTAATCGACCTATCCTGGTGGCAGCTGTCTTTGGCAGCGGGGTTGGTACTGGCTCTAGCCGTATGCACTCATGTAGCGCGACTGCAACTAAGTAGATCGTTAATTGTTGCCGCTCTACGCACGGCTATTCAGCTCACCCTGGTTGGACTGGTACTGGAAACCCTTTTTGCGGTTGGCACCCTACTTTGGATGGGACTTCTGGCCTTGGCAATGCTGCTATTTGCCGGGCAGCAAGTGGCAGCCCGACAAAAGTATCGCCTGCTCGGTGGTTGGAGCTTTGCCGTGGGCACCTTATCGATGCTGGTGTCCGCTTTCAGTATCACCATATTAAGTTTGGCCGTACTGATTGGCCCTACTCCCTGGTACCAACCACAGTACTCCATTCCTCTTTTAGGTATGTTGCTGGGTAATACAATGACTGGTGTTGCCCTAAGCCTGGACCGTCTAACCGAAAGTATGCACCGCTCCAAGGATATTATTGAGAACCGCTTGATGCTGGGGCATACCTGGCAACAAGCCAGCTTGGAGTTTCGACGGGATGCGATGCGTGCAGGATTGATGCCGACAATTAATTCCATGGCTGCCGCTGGGATAGTATTTTTGCCAGGAATGATGACAGGACAGATTCTCTCAGGTACCTCCCCCACAATTGCCGTCAAATATCAAATTCTGATTCTTTTTGCGATTGCATCAGGCACCGGTTTCGGCACTTTTCTCGCCGTTGCCCTGGCCTCAAGGCAGCTCTTTGATAAGCGGGAGCGCCTGCGTACTGATCGCCTGATCAAAAATGTCTAA
- a CDS encoding ATP-binding cassette domain-containing protein translates to MSTLVLKNIFVGCLQNINLTMASGQIICLSGPSGSGKSRLLRAIADLEPYTGDICFKNKSQSTYPAHQWRKHVMLVPAQTAWWEETVGDHFATPMNDALKLLSFPEDAVKWQVNRLSSGEKQRLALIRAISYKPQALLLDEPTANLDAKSAHEVEQWLTGLIEEHKLPTIWVAHSQEQIRRVAHRHLAIVDNQLEEQEIRR, encoded by the coding sequence ATGTCAACTCTGGTGCTAAAAAATATTTTTGTAGGTTGTCTTCAAAATATAAATTTAACCATGGCATCTGGCCAAATTATTTGCTTATCGGGTCCATCTGGCTCAGGGAAAAGCCGCTTACTCAGAGCCATAGCTGACCTTGAACCCTACACAGGCGACATATGCTTTAAGAATAAATCCCAGAGTACATATCCAGCACACCAGTGGAGAAAGCATGTGATGCTGGTTCCCGCGCAGACTGCCTGGTGGGAAGAAACTGTCGGCGATCACTTCGCAACACCCATGAATGATGCACTTAAACTTCTCAGCTTTCCTGAGGACGCGGTAAAGTGGCAAGTAAATCGACTCTCTTCGGGAGAAAAACAGCGCCTGGCTCTTATTCGCGCAATATCCTACAAACCTCAAGCGCTTCTTCTAGATGAGCCTACGGCCAACCTAGACGCCAAATCTGCGCATGAGGTAGAGCAATGGCTGACAGGGCTCATTGAGGAGCACAAGCTACCTACGATTTGGGTAGCTCATAGCCAGGAGCAGATTCGAAGGGTAGCTCACCGCCACTTGGCCATTGTTGATAATCAACTGGAAGAACAGGAGATCCGTCGATGA
- a CDS encoding DUF2846 domain-containing protein, whose product MYKKLAVLSIATSLFAGCASVPMESDELSNKAKEFNSPTEGNAGLYIYRASGPGTTLKKDIWVNDECVGQSAPNVFFYQEVIGDKEHKVSTESEFSPNDLLVDVKAGENYFIEQYIKMGVFVGGADLKLVESEEGKADITKLKLAKAGECSQK is encoded by the coding sequence ATGTACAAAAAATTAGCGGTGCTTTCTATAGCTACATCTCTTTTTGCGGGTTGCGCGTCGGTTCCTATGGAGAGTGATGAGTTATCTAATAAAGCTAAAGAGTTCAATTCACCTACTGAGGGGAATGCTGGTCTCTACATCTATAGAGCTTCTGGTCCCGGTACTACTCTGAAGAAAGATATCTGGGTTAATGATGAATGTGTTGGTCAATCTGCACCCAACGTCTTTTTCTACCAGGAGGTTATTGGGGATAAAGAACATAAGGTCTCAACCGAGTCGGAGTTCTCCCCGAATGACCTACTGGTTGATGTAAAAGCAGGTGAAAATTACTTTATCGAACAATACATTAAGATGGGTGTGTTCGTTGGTGGTGCAGACTTGAAGCTTGTTGAGTCTGAAGAAGGTAAAGCTGATATTACAAAATTAAAGCTTGCTAAAGCTGGCGAGTGCAGCCAGAAATAA